The window GCTAGATAACAACTGCTACCACCACATGCCCAACGAAGATGAAATCCCATTGACCACCTTTGATCTAGAAACCAACGAACATGCACAATCACCCTCCCCAGCGTCCCCTGCCCATCCTGCCCCGATCCTTTACAAAGACATGAGCAACAGCCCCCTGACAACGGTAGTCTCCTGGTTGGTCTGGTTCTTTATCTCTTCATTGAACTTTTATCTCCTGGCATCCTTCGCCAGTGGTAAGGATGTCCATCTAtaagagagagaaagaaaaacaaaaacaaatatcAAATCAATTGATCTGATTGCCCCATCATCTGCACTCCCGCCCTGTTCTGATAATACCGTTTGCAAATGAATCGTCGACAACCGTTAATTctataataatacaaaaaatCTTGGTTTTCTAGTTATTGTCGTTGTTGTCTGCCAACCAGCCAAAAAACCCCCCACGCAAACCGAAAAAGGgacaaaataaaaaaaataaagcACAAAATACCCAAACCCTCAGCATTACCTGCCACAAGTATCATCGAAAAATCTCTGTATGTACTAatttatatctatatacattataaatatatatagatacCTTTGTTACTGTGCATCTGCACATTATATCCACTGTCATTACAACGTTAACGAACTTTAGGTCCTCGAGCATTTTTcttgatttttcttttttacGATTGTTGTCGTTGCGCCCACTCTTAAACGTAAGTTACGCTGTTATTGAATCCTCGGACTAAGTAGTTTTAACTTTTTAGTGTTTCAAGCCTCATTCTAAATAGAATATAATTACAACATACAAAGCAGTATCATTAGTATACCAACAAAAAGAAGCTAGGCTAAGATGAGTGAACGTGTAGGTAGAAGAAAATCGCATAGATGGGTATCTGTTTCGAAGGGTAACTATGATGGTGCGGACTGGGAAAGTGATTATTCAGGAGATGAGTTAGATGCTTCTCCTAAAAGACAAGGAACAATCAATAAATTACCTGACCTACCAAAGCTGAATACAGTTGATCAGGCAGAGTTACACGATGGTTGTTTTGGACAAATCAGTCGATCAAATACTGTAGTGAAGACTAgtggtgctgctgctgcgagtgctgctgctgcgaGTGCTGCTAGTAGTACACCGAAGATACTATCGCCCAATGAGAGTATTATTTCGCCCACTCTGATAAATACATTGGAAACTCCAAGGAACTTATCGCGTTCAAGGTTATCTTTGAAATCGGCTACTAGGTCGTCGCATGTTGTTAACAGAGATCTGGATTCGTTGATGGATGAAATATCCAAGGAAATGACATCAAGGAAGTCACCtttggataatttggaGCCTCCTCTGGAACCACCTGTTGATTTCAATCGACTTGTACGGTCTAACAGTAGTGGGGCACAATCTGTTACGGGGTCGGAAAAATCTTCAGCTCTCCCTTATGTTAATGCGGACAATGAGACTGGTTCTACTGATGGGTCGTTTAACAAATTCACGGATGTTGTGCCAGGCCTGGAAAGCAAGAGTGATGACGAAGGTGATTACGAAGTTAGGAAGGAAGGCTATTTCTCTGCCTATGATATTCAGGAGGAGATATCCGGTCAAGTTGCAGCGAATGCTCATAACTCCGTGGTAGCCTTGGAGCGATACGATGAGGACGCTCCTCATCCAGCAGCAGGGGATGATACTATTGATGCAGGTCTCCAACCCCCAACCcatgaaaaagaagttacTTCGATTGTTTTTAAGTATCAAGGTTTGCAAGATAGTGATGCTTTTGATGAGACTTTGTCTTTACCGAACCAGGAAAGGAGCAGTTCGAACCAGGAATACAGCCAGTTCAAAAACGGACCTACTGATATATACAATAATAGTAATCAGCTGCCTACTCTATCCCAGAAATCTAATGGATCCGACGCTTTGAGTTCTGATAAGAGCAAGTCAGTATCAACCAACTCGACTAATGAAGGGGGTGGTCCTATAAGGCTGAAAAATACCCCTAATACCGAGTTATCCTACCGAGAGGAGGattcagatgatgagagCTTTCGAACAGATACTGAAGCAGACCCTTATGCAGTTTTATCGCCTTTGAATTCCGATAATGAGCACTCGACTTTGATATCTTCAAACAATACATTGAATAGAGATATGGCGTCTGTGGCATTAACTTTAGAAGGCAATGGGTCTCACGATACTCTTGATGCTGCTAATAGCCTTGAAGGAGTTGGTGGAGTATATAGAATTCCTGAATCGCTAGATATTTTTACTAGCTATGATGAAGAGTCAGCTGAAGATTCTAAGAGACAGTCCATTAATTTAGGTTCATGGAAACCAAACACGGATGGATATAGAAATgcatttttgaataagATCGGAGCGTTGAAAGAGGGTAATAATATTCACGCTAATCCAGATCCAAAATTACCACCTGTAGATGTAAAATTAAAGAACGAGCATACTTCACCGGGACCAGAATTCGGTGGTGATAATGATAGTCTTTGGGAAGGATTCCCGCGGGTTGACGCGTATTGCGAAGATGATTTGCAATCTGTTGATGATACAAAAACTATTTATGACAATCAGACTTTGTACGATGTGCCTGCAATCATGACAAATAATAGAAACCTGCCTCCGTTACCGCAAAAGCTTACCGACTTGAATTATTCTTCTGAAGGATTCGCCGCAGAAAATTCTATAACAGATAGTGTTGTTGATTCTGACTCTGTGTTGAAGAGATTGCAAGGCGAGAAACCTCCATCAAAGCCTGCTATATTCAAAGAACACTTCTTGTCGATACCAGATGGAATTCAAATTGAGAATGCTACAAAGAACGTTCTCCCAGTATTAGACGTTTGCAAGTTGTTGGAAAGTAATCTATCGCATTCCAGCAAAATGGAAAAACTAACAGCCCATATGAATGAACTTTCATCACACGACGGTGGTGTTAGAACATGGCTTGCGTTTGCACTAAAGTCTACCCAATCCTCAAAAGACACTATTTTTTCTGAGTACTGCGTTAACAAGCATGTTAAGCAGGCGTATGCAAATGCAGAAGAAGTCAGTAAAAAGCCTAGTGTTTCAACTACTGTGAATCAAAATGTATCGCagttaaagaaaaaggtaTTCTCACACAGTGTGAAAGAAGGTGCAAAGGGCTTACTATCCTCAATCGGTAAAAAGTTATAAGATTAAAACAGTAATATaaacaaataataattagtttaatagtaataaaatatataattattgTATTGACTTGTTAAAAAGAGcgaaaagaaatatttaGTTATTGTATATTGAGGTCAATTCGTAGATGTGTTCTCTACTCTACGCTTACCATGTAGCCTTAATTCTTTGTCCATTAAATCTCTTATTCTATGAGAACCAGCGATACCAATTGCCATTACACTCTCTAATCTATCTAAAGGTACTTTATCTtcaaccaacaacaatgaTAGCTTCTCAGACTTACCCACAACAGCAAGAGTCACACTGCTGAGAGCATTTTCTTCGAGTGCATTTAAATCCAATAAAGGAGTTGTATCGTACAGTCCCACGGACACACCGCTAATATAATCGTACATTGCAATACCAGCGTCTATAAGTGCCAAAGTTATTCCATTTATCATTGCGCCCAGCAAACCACCATCTTTTTGTATTACGTGTATTTGGATATCAATTACAGTACGTGAATATAGCTGCAACATAATgttcttttcaaatgtaCGTACCAAGGCTGTTTGTAATTCTAGAGTTCGTCTTTCATTCCTGTGGCCTGCTTGACTTCTTTCTATATCTGAAAACTTAGTTATATTAACAGTGACAGTTAAGGTACCCTTATTTGAGTTCACTTGTGAACGCAAATTGGGCTCCTGAGGGCCTTTAACCAACGTGATTATCTTATTGTTACCTTGCTCCAGGTAAGATGATCCATCTGCAGCATTTGGGTGTGTATTAATAGAGTAATCAAACCTCCTTAACTCATTCCAACGACGCCCGTCAATACGTATACCTTCAGGTGAATATATTTCTAGACTTGACATGATAATTGTGCTGGTGAACCTTAACCTTTTAAGACCAAAATCAATGTTCAATCGTTGATGACctgcatcttcaatattaacTAACTTTtcagatgaaaaatttccGTCCCAGAAACCCGACTAAAAGGATCTTAATGAGATTCCCGAGACAGCACAAACATATAACAGTTATTTATAAAGAAAACTAATTAATGGTAAGCAAGCAGTTTAAGCAGattttattgttttgaTCTTTTGCTCCATTTAAATATAGAAGTATTTAAAGTTCTTTTTTAGCCGTTGCAAAATGTATTCTATTCTTACAGTCGATGATGAAAACTGACAATAAGTAGATATTAGCCAAAAAGAATACTacacttgaaaaaaatattccaGGGTAGAAGACGTCACGTCCTTCAAATTCCAATAGGTATCCATGGTAGAGCCATAGTATTTGAGACGCTACCCATAGTATTCCAATAAAAACTCCCTTGGTCCACGTTAAGGTTGTTTCCGCCAAGTAAAATGGCAATAAGATTAAATACcaaacaaaatattgagaCGTACAAACCTTGTTGTAAGTCACAAATGtaaaagtttgaagaaacatcGTATTTAATagaaaattccaatttgGAAACTCCCACAGTAATGCAGTAACGCCCATTGTAGCAAGGAATTGAGGTATGAAAGCATACTTGGCCCACGGAACAGAAGAACTTACGCCTAGATAAGTAGATTCAAGGTATAAGAGCATGTTCCAAATGGAAAAGTTATGACGATGATCTGTTCTTACAACGTGGTAAATGTATGCATGCTCCAAGAACTCGTTTCCGTAGAAATGATACATTAGCATACCGAGTCCcaaaaatgatattaaagTAGTAACGCccataataaataaattcTTAAACCAATCTTTATCCTTGGACctaaagaaatatattgaaattgCTGGGGCATATATAATTGGATAGATCTTGAAATGGATCACCAATCCATAAATCATACCAGAAAGGGCATATTGACGGCTTTTCAAATGGTATAAAAACCATACCACTAAGAAACATAAGATAGACTCTGCGTTCCCCCGTGTGCTTATTGTGATTACCATTGGATTTAATAACCAAATTGAACTTAGGATTATCCTACGTTTTAAGGGATAGTCGGTTAGTAGCTGCAAAATCATAATACCTGTTAAAAGATCAAATACTGTGAACACAAGTTTACCAAAATGAATCCATTGAAGCCAATGGTTAGGAACTAGTATCCAACTTAGCAATGGAGTGTAGCGGTAAGTATCACGTAAATATGGAGATACATTTTGAAAGACATAATTTGCAGCGTCATGGAACACATAGTAATCTACATCAGTGTACTTTACAACAAAATGAGAATCTTGGTATACGCCATATTGGAAAAATAAAACCCTAGCAATaaaagatataaatattagCAGTTTCAAATCCCTGTTCATAACCCAAATCTATTGCTATGTGAACCGCAGTAAGGTTCTGTTGTATTATAAAGTACCGGTGCTTCTTccatcaaaagaaaatttccTTTACTTATATGTTGGCACTTTGTGACTGCAAGAACTGGGCTGGTTTAAGAAGAATGTGCATAGATAATTCTAATACTGATTCCCATTTAGGAGCTGCTAATAACCTGAGCTATGATGACCTTGTTGATATAATTATGAATGATAAGCCCGTGCCTAATGCAGTAGAGGTTGAAGAGGTAATCCTTGATGAATCATGCAGGACAAAATCTCAGCTTCAACCACGACCCAAACCTTGGGAAGCAATACAGCCAAGTGGCAAAGATATTGAGGTCTATGAAACtggaaaagttgaaaattcTAAAGATGAAAGTTCTCCTACTGTGGGAAACCATGCCTCTTAGTTAGGCCTATGATAATAAGCATGttgttgataatttgaGCCATGTATGAAGGAGTTCATATGGTAGCATTTTAGcgtttgaaaaaatttgaatcCTATATCTTTCTACCACCATCTCTATATGTGAAATTGGTCCTTGCGGTGTTGCATGTGGGCGGTAACACCTATAAGCAGAGCACCAAAGCTAGTATACTTAAAACTGTATTCCCAATTACCAACCATAtttaattaaataataGAAATTAAATTTCCCATATATAACATTCCTTTTCATGTCCTCTCTGATATCAGGAATCGTTACATTCGAGATTTAAAACTTCGATAAAAATGCTCCATTCACCATTTAAGGCTTCGATTCGCCCATTTTAATCTTTCCGAATGAATTGTAGTTGAAATGATAGTTTGGAGCAATCCCGTTGTTCCCAATGATAGTGCTTTGGTGGTGACTATACGAACTGTGGCTATTGTTACAGGCATTCCTAGCACTAATGATCCTGAACAGAGGACCTGAAGGTTTAGTCCCGTCAAATCCTAACGAAGACTTCCAAGACTTGGTATAAACTACCGTGAGCTCTTCTTCGTCATATCTATCAGGTATGAAAGCAACAGGCTCCACAGGGCGTCTGAAATCGGCCAATTCTGTAGCTATTCTATTATTAAATGCCTTCCTACTGCTTGTGATATCTTTCTCCCACTTTAAGGTAACTTCCTTCTTCGTAAATAAAGGATCAGTCTTGATCAACAACTTTCGATGCCTTAGTTCACTTTTATCAGCATCATTGACTCTTCTACATGGTTTTTCGAGTAAACTACATCTTGGATCCGTCTTTATTACCAATGGCATCGGTGTCCTATTGCTGTAGCTTAAACTAGGTTCCCTTCTaggtttcttcttcctttgcAGCTTTTCTACTTGCACTAACCCTCGGCTATTCTGAACCACAAATTGAACAGCCACACCTATATCATCCTTATTCGTCATTTTCTTACTATCATTATTATACTCAATATCATCGTACTCTGAACTTCCGTGCAACAAGTCCCCATTACGGCCtgcattattattattattttgtgtATTCCCATTTCGCAGTGAACCCTTTCTTGACAAGCTACCTACATCTGACTTCTTGGTACTCTGCGCAGCACCCATCCGCGTCTTTCTGCTTGATTTAGGATCCACTATAACTATCTTCATGTGTTTAGAGCACATAAATACTACAATTTTAGTGGCTTGTCGGTAGATATATGTTTACATAACTGCTAAATATGACTTCATTGGATTTTAAACATTTAAACTCGAAGGAATATTTtgggaaaaagaaatcgcttattttgaaaaatgcaaaatTTTCCCTAACGTTCGagctcatctcatctcgCTAATTATCAAGTAAAGAGGCAGTTGAATAGTTATTGGGCATCTTAGTGGTTATCGGGGCATTATGGCAGTCAGAAAACGATCGCAGAAGTTAATTCAGGAAAGGAATGCAAAAAGAAGGAGACAGGAGGACTCTTTGTTGGAAAGTGGATTGttcaaagaagatattgatgaagaggaCATCAATAATGCAATCGACTCAGGCTCTGCAGGGAAAGGATCTTGGGAAGATGAGGAACAGGATTATGAGTTAAAGCCTCGGAAGCTGGATTCTTTAGATGTTGTAGAGGGTTTGCCTATTAAGATTAATGGGAAGTTGGAACGGAGGATGCGCGAGGTTTCTAACGAAGCAGTCGAGAGTGATTCTGATGGAGAGCGAAACAAGCAAGAAATTATGCATTCgggtggtggtgatgatgatgaccaTGAGAATGACCATGAGAATGACCATGAGAATGACCATGATCAAGTGGTGATAGACACTGAGGACAGGATACTTGAGATAAAAGAGATGATTGCCGAGTTGGTGGAGAACATAATGGAGGAACCTGAGGAACATACATCAGCCTTGACTCGTTTGCGGAAAATGGCAGAATCGAAGAATCCTAATACTTGCAAATTCTCTCTACTTGCATTGGTACCTGTatggaaatatattattccGGGGTATAGAATCAGGCCATTGACGGAGgttgaaaagaaggaaaaggtCTCAAAAGATGTTGCCAAGTTGAGGAATTTTGAGGAAAAGATAGTTTTAAACTATAAACTTTATGTGGATAATTTGTCCGTTTTGGCCCGTACTGCTAATAATGAGTCTCCGATCAAGGTTGGTTTGGCCAATGTTGCTTTAACAGCTGCCGTTGAATTGGCCGGTAGCTTTTCACACTTTAACTTCAGGCAGGAAGTTTTAACAATTATCATTCGGAGAGTTTGTAAACCTAACCCTAGCGCGGATCCTGTGTTCCAAAAAGCTATTAAATGTCTAGAAGTTTTACTCagtgaagatgatgaaggcAATGTCGCGTTGGACATTTTAAGGATAATTTCTAAAACAATGAAAGTAAGGAGCTACAATGTGGATGAATCCGTActgaatatatttttgtcCTTAGATATTTTAAACGATTACAATTCTAATACCAAGTTTGATGAGCCTACTAAGCTtaagcagaagaagaaagacCGAGTTCATTTATCAAAAAAGCAGAGGAAGGCCAGAAAGGAAatgaaagaaattgaagaagaaatgCGTAAAGCAGAACAAGCAGTCTCTGCTGaggaaagagaaaagaaCCAGGGGGAAATTCTAAAATTGCTTCTAACATTATACCTCAACATTTTGAAAGCTAGCAACAGTAGGCTAATTGGTTCAGTTCTAGAAGGTTTGGCGAAGTTTGGTCATATGGCAAATTTTGATCTACTAGGTGACTTTCTGACGGTAATGAAGGAAATTATAGCTGAAGCCAAATTAGATGATTTGTCAGCTAGTGAAGTCCGTAAGGTTCTCCTCTGCATTGTAACGGCGTTCTCACTAGTCACTAATCATAACCACATGAAAATATCTGTTGATTTATCTACGTTTGTTGACGCCTTGTATGCTTTACTTCCGTATATTTCATTGGATGCTGATATCGAATTTTCGCAAAAGACTCTTAGGTTGGCTGATCCATTGAATAATGAATTAATCAAACCTTCAGTCAATGTATCCACCAAAGCTGAACTTCTGCTAAAAGCTCTGGatcatatatttttcagGTCAAAATCCAGTACTAAACAAAGGGCTTCCGCTTTTACAAAGAGATTATATATGACCATTACACATACCCCAGAGAGGACGACGATCGCTatattaaagtttttaGATAAACTAATGACCAAATACTCCGAAATAGGCGGTTTGTATTCAACAGAAGATAGAATTGGTAATGGTAATTTTCATATGGAAGCGTCTACACCCGGTAGAAGTAACTCAGAAGCCGCTACCATTTGGGAAAATACTCTGTTGTTCAACCACTATTGTCCAACTGTAGCTTCAGCTTCCAAGACCTTGTTTAATAGATCTAGAGAAACATTAAAATGAGgtgatatatatttgaagatggaTATGTTTTATAGAAAATTCAATACAATAATCTATAATCAGATATGATGCAAAATACAAAAGCTATTTTCAAACCACTTGAAAAATGCCAAATTAAATGCCCTATAACTTTAAGTTTGTGCTGCTAGTTTGACGACCAGCACCCTTTGCGTTACCCTTGGTATCACGCTTTTCACCTTTCTTATCAATGATTGTAACGTTCTTGGCCTTTGACAACGTATCAAGAACATCATCCTTCTTAGATTTCTTTCTTGCTTGCttattattgttttcaaGAGCCTTGGatctctttcttttgattgCTCTACGTAATCTGTTCTTGTCCTCTCTGCTCAGTTCTTCCTTTGACATGACCACACCATTCTTTAGAGTTATTTCATCCTTATTCTCCGATTTCCCAACTCTGTAGATTTCTTGTGGTGCCAAGGTAGTGGAGGATGACATAGTTAATGGTTGTGCATCTTCCATAGCAATTGAAGCGGTCTGTACTTTGACTTCTAAAGACTTTTGAACAGGCTTTGGAATGAAACTTGCAGACGATAAAGCGTCCAATTTGTATACTAAATTCTTATACAAATCTGTAATTTCATCATGAGACTTCAGAAGTTCTTCTGAAAGTTCTGTTTCTTCGGAAACTCCTTTGTATTCACCTTCATATATCTCAGCTAAGGATTTGGACGATTTAACATCACTGAGTTCCACCTTTTGTTTACCACCAAATGAAGAGATATCGGAAATAATTCTTCTGTTTAGATCATCAAAATTACCATCCTTAATTCTTCTCCTAATCATATCCTCCAATGACTCAGTAATTTCAGCTGTTATCACAGGTACTGGCTTGGCAGTTCTATCAAATTCTAATTCCTCCGTCAATAATGCATCTTCGGGACGATCCTTTGCCTTAACCTCACCCTTAAGGGCCCATTTCTTTTGTGCAAcagcttctttttctaaCTGCTCAATTTCTCTCTGGATCTGTAGTTGTTGAAGTTCAAAAGTAGAGAATTTCTTTCCTGTTTGTTTATCAGTATTGAGCTCATTGTCAGAatcctcctcttcttgtTGTTCAGCAAAAAGGTCCAGCTTCGCATTTCCAATAGCTGTTTCATAAATGTCTTCATCTAAATCTTTTCCAGGAACCACTGGAGATTTTAAGGTTTTCGAATCAGATTTTTCAATGCTATTTTTGGTCTTTGGAGgttcaaaaaaatcatcataATACAGaacttcttcatcgtcatctgACGAAAGATCGTCAAAGTagtcaatttcttcatcttcctcgTGATCTTCCTGATCCTGAATTGAATCTTCAGCTGCTAAAGTCTGCCTGTTAAACTCTTCTAGCTCAAAAAAGTCGTCATTAATCCCATATTTATCACTTGCTTCATTATCTGGTTCTAGGGATTCTATTGCATCTTCATATGTTTCTTGAGAAGTTTTAGAGGGGTCTTCAACGTTATTTAATGTTTCATCTTCGTCGCTATAAACATCAGAACTACCATCTAATTCAGATACACTCTGcacttcttcatcatcgcTTTCACGGAGACCAACATCCTTTTGCTCCACCCCTTCGATTGTTTCACTTTCTGATGCTTCTTCATCCGACGCCTCCTCAGCCTCACTATCAAGTTCACCTGGCTCCTCGTTCTCGGATAAttcctcatcttcaatatcatcaccatcatcagcCATGTTTTTTTTAAGTGTGGCAATCTTCTCTACTAATTCACCGCCGATATTATCTAGAACCATTTTTGCCTGCCACCATACTTGGTTAGCATCTAACCCCTCTATTGCTATCTCGTCAATTACACTCTTAAAACTTTGTTTTTCTGTCTTTAAACCGTCTTGTAAATGTATcacatcatcaaaatatgtCTTCACCAAAGAAAGAGGTTCATCGGACTCCAAAAACTCCTTTGAGATTAAACCAGCTGGGTTTTCCTTGATTCTTTCAATGAGCTGAGCCATCTTGAATGAATTGTTTAAACTTCAACAGGTAGTCCTTATCTTTTTTACTGAATAATTATAACAATTAATTATACTACTTATCATATTGCATTactaaaatttttcaacctcATCGCATCGCCAAAAAAGGTCCTGCTCGAggtgaaaaagaaatcaaagCATCAGCGACGATAGCGCACATCGAATATTGTTAACGGTTTAACAGTTGTCCACTATATTCATCGCATCGCAGCGATGAAATTAATTAGTATTGAGTAAAAGATTGCAATAAGGAACTTGTATTTATGTCTGTTATCAATTTGTACTCGGAACTTGCCCCACATCAACAAAAGTGATAATCCTGGCCTTAATGGATCAGCTTTCCATTAGAAGTGGAATGAAATACGAGTACGGGACCTTTTTAAGCGATAATAGCAGCAGTGATACCTAAAATAGACAATACAGAGCTAATAAATATTGTCAGGTAGCATGCAAAACGTTCCCATGGTAGAACTCTTTCTTCACATATTCTTAAATAGAACATACATGGTAAGATCAAGCatatcaaaaaacataatCCAGCTCCCAAAAATGCGATCAGTTTATCGAACTCCGGGAAATAGATTGCTAATAGGACAAATACAATATTGGTACCGATTctgttcaaaaatttggtgatttttgtaaaatatGACTTCTCTTCGTCCATTTCGTTCTCTGAATCCCGGACTCCTGTCATTACATCTAAAGTGGAAATAATGGGTCTTGCATTTAAGGGAGTTTTAGCAATAGGAATTATGGCCATCAACACGGATATTAAAACATATATTGCCTGTGGGTAACCCTTTGTCAGCATCACTGATCTAGTAATTTCATCTTTTATTGCATTGCCAAACATTAAAAATCCGACTACGGCAATACCCATATCTGTGGAGGCTGTAATACTGTAGGTTGTCTTCAAACAAGAATGGAATTTCTGCGGATGTCTCATATCAGCTTTCAAATTAGGAAACACAGCATGACCACCCCAGCATGCGCTCAATAGACCAATTGATAAGCAGAACTCTAAAAATGACATAGGCCACAATTGAGATGGGGCAGGATGCCATAAGGAACCTGGGCTTgtggttttaaaaataccacAAAAGAAGATCGTTAAAACAGTACTGATCGTTGCAACGATACCCAGTAAGgaaaaatttgataatagaTTTAGTGGCATGAATACCTGAGGAGTAATGAGAAAGAAAGCAACCATCTTATAGAAAGTGACCGAGTACATGGGGAATAATGCGTTTAGTGAATCACCAAATAAGATAACCAAGGAAACTCCACAACCTAATAAATCCAGTGTAAACAAAAGTGAAATCAAAGCACGACCATTTGAACCAAATGCTGCATAAGCTAAATCACCAAAGGAGATCATTGTAGGATCCGCATCAATACATCGAGATAACAACTCAGCAGAACAGAAAGTACTGAACGCAAAAATGCTTAACATCAGAAGCCCTAATATCCATCCGGCATATCTTAAGCCAAGTGGAAGTGCTAACAAACCAATTCCAATTAAGACGTTAAcagaattaaaaatagtttGTGGAGCAGTGGACTGCCCTGCTATCACGGTAATCACCTTCCCCTTGGTTTCCACttgtttcaacaatattgaGTCTTCATCAAGAGAGATaccattattaatatcatGGAAGGTCAGTGACTGGTTCGAAAATCCCCGTCCCAAACGCATGGAGTCCACATCGTCCAAGATTGCTTCACTGTCTCTTCTGGGAGTGTTTGAGTCACCAGTACCAATACTACCATACAAATCAGTAATGCAAGGACGAATAGACACAGATCCCTGACCTCCAATGGCAATCGACAACCGCCTACCATTTAAAGACGGTGCTAATGTGTCAGGGTCATATAACTCGTCGTAGCCATCTTTCAGAAATGCACGTTCTTTACCTGTGTTTAATTCGATTGCTTTAAACGAATTAGCCCTCTGAAAAGAAGTCGCAAACCTACCCAAAGAATTAACCCCCCGAAAGGAACCTATATTTTGATCGAATATAGATGTA is drawn from Eremothecium cymbalariae DBVPG#7215 chromosome 8, complete sequence and contains these coding sequences:
- the AVT1 gene encoding Avt1p (similar to Ashbya gossypii ACR030W) encodes the protein MPRGIDQEQQPLRGSPSSHVNYIEMRIDRQKAEHGDVPQNNVSNNTPGSFGAHHTSIFDQNIGSFRGVNSLGRFATSFQRANSFKAIELNTGKERAFLKDGYDELYDPDTLAPSLNGRRLSIAIGGQGSVSIRPCITDLYGSIGTGDSNTPRRDSEAILDDVDSMRLGRGFSNQSLTFHDINNGISLDEDSILLKQVETKGKVITVIAGQSTAPQTIFNSVNVLIGIGLLALPLGLRYAGWILGLLMLSIFAFSTFCSAELLSRCIDADPTMISFGDLAYAAFGSNGRALISLLFTLDLLGCGVSLVILFGDSLNALFPMYSVTFYKMVAFFLITPQVFMPLNLLSNFSLLGIVATISTVLTIFFCGIFKTTSPGSLWHPAPSQLWPMSFLEFCLSIGLLSACWGGHAVFPNLKADMRHPQKFHSCLKTTYSITASTDMGIAVVGFLMFGNAIKDEITRSVMLTKGYPQAIYVLISVLMAIIPIAKTPLNARPIISTLDVMTGVRDSENEMDEEKSYFTKITKFLNRIGTNIVFVLLAIYFPEFDKLIAFLGAGLCFLICLILPCMFYLRICEERVLPWERFACYLTIFISSVLSILGITAAIIA
- the NOC3 gene encoding Noc3p (similar to Ashbya gossypii ACR032C) — protein: MAVRKRSQKLIQERNAKRRRQEDSLLESGLFKEDIDEEDINNAIDSGSAGKGSWEDEEQDYELKPRKLDSLDVVEGLPIKINGKLERRMREVSNEAVESDSDGERNKQEIMHSGGGDDDDHENDHENDHENDHDQVVIDTEDRILEIKEMIAELVENIMEEPEEHTSALTRLRKMAESKNPNTCKFSLLALVPVWKYIIPGYRIRPLTEVEKKEKVSKDVAKLRNFEEKIVLNYKLYVDNLSVLARTANNESPIKVGLANVALTAAVELAGSFSHFNFRQEVLTIIIRRVCKPNPSADPVFQKAIKCLEVLLSEDDEGNVALDILRIISKTMKVRSYNVDESVLNIFLSLDILNDYNSNTKFDEPTKLKQKKKDRVHLSKKQRKARKEMKEIEEEMRKAEQAVSAEEREKNQGEILKLLLTLYLNILKASNSRLIGSVLEGLAKFGHMANFDLLGDFLTVMKEIIAEAKLDDLSASEVRKVLLCIVTAFSLVTNHNHMKISVDLSTFVDALYALLPYISLDADIEFSQKTLRLADPLNNELIKPSVNVSTKAELLLKALDHIFFRSKSSTKQRASAFTKRLYMTITHTPERTTIAILKFLDKLMTKYSEIGGLYSTEDRIGNGNFHMEASTPGRSNSEAATIWENTLLFNHYCPTVASASKTLFNRSRETLK
- the MPP10 gene encoding rRNA-processing protein MPP10 (similar to Ashbya gossypii ACR031W), which produces MAQLIERIKENPAGLISKEFLESDEPLSLVKTYFDDVIHLQDGLKTEKQSFKSVIDEIAIEGLDANQVWWQAKMVLDNIGGELVEKIATLKKNMADDGDDIEDEELSENEEPGELDSEAEEASDEEASESETIEGVEQKDVGLRESDDEEVQSVSELDGSSDVYSDEDETLNNVEDPSKTSQETYEDAIESLEPDNEASDKYGINDDFFELEEFNRQTLAAEDSIQDQEDHEEDEEIDYFDDLSSDDDEEVLYYDDFFEPPKTKNSIEKSDSKTLKSPVVPGKDLDEDIYETAIGNAKLDLFAEQQEEEDSDNELNTDKQTGKKFSTFELQQLQIQREIEQLEKEAVAQKKWALKGEVKAKDRPEDALLTEELEFDRTAKPVPVITAEITESLEDMIRRRIKDGNFDDLNRRIISDISSFGGKQKVELSDVKSSKSLAEIYEGEYKGVSEETELSEELLKSHDEITDLYKNLVYKLDALSSASFIPKPVQKSLEVKVQTASIAMEDAQPLTMSSSTTLAPQEIYRVGKSENKDEITLKNGVVMSKEELSREDKNRLRRAIKRKRSKALENNNKQARKKSKKDDVLDTLSKAKNVTIIDKKGEKRDTKGNAKGAGRQTSSTNLKL